The DNA segment CCGGCGGGCAATCCATCGGCTCGAGCGAACTGATCCGAAACGTCGTGTCGCCGGGCTGGCGATCGAGATCCCGAAGCAGTTCGACCAGCGACGAGGCCGGCTGCAGGTCGCGCCCGAAGGACCCGAGGTGGACGCCCACCAGCCACAGCTCCTTGTACCCCGCCGCGGCGACACGACAGACGTCGTCTCGGATTTCGGCCAGCGGGCGGCTGCGCGAGTGTCCGCGCGTGGACGGGATGATGCAGAACGCGCATGCCTGGTCGCATCCGGTCTGTACGCGGAGCGGGTAGGCGGTTCGTCCCATCGCTCCAGGCGCGATGTGTCCCGCATCGCACGAGTCGTCGCCCTGACCTGACCGGTCGCGGATCGAGAAGGCGAGTTCGTCGTCGAGCATCCGCAACAAGCCTTCTTTTCCCTGGTTAGGCACAACGATGCGGACGCTGGGGAGGCAGGCGAGATCGCCGGCCTTGCGCGTGGCGTAGCAGCCTGTCACGACGATATGCGCAGAAGGGTTGTCGCGGGAAAGCCCCCGAATGGCGCGCCGTGCGCCTTGATCGGCCGCACCGGTGACGGAGCAGGTATTGACGATCACCAGATCGGCGGCGGCAGCCGGGGCTTCGACGGCACCTCGCATCCGCAAGCCCTCCTCGAATGCGAAGGAGTCGGCCTGGTTCACCCGGCAGCCGAATGTGAGGATGGCGTAGGTCATTCGGGACAAGGATTCGGGGGTCGGCATGTGACGACCCGTAAGGGCACGGCATGCCGTGCCCCTACAAGCCTACTTCTCGTCAGCGGCTACGCGTGCGGCCGCCTGCTCGACTTTGTCGGCGAGCCGGGCCTTGTACGCGACGACACGTTCGGCAAGGGCCGGATCGGCAATCGCCAGAATCTGGGCAGCCAGCACTCCGGCATTCGTCGCTCCCGATTTTCCGATCGCGACGGTGGCCACCGGCACGCCTGGCGGCATCTGCACGGTCGACAGCAGCGCGTCGAGGCCGAGCAGGGGCGACGAGTCGATGGGCACGCCGATGACGGGCTTCGCGGTGTGTGCAGCCACCATGCCGGCCAGGTGGGCAGCCGCTCCGGCGCCAACGATGAACACCTGGACGCCGCGAGCCGGAGCGTCGGCCATGATGCGCTGCACCCGCGCCGGCGATCGGTGGGCCGACGCGACGGTCATCTCGCACGAGATGCCCAGTTCGCGCAGTACCTCGACGGCGCCGCGCATGATCGGGGCGTCCGAATCGGAGCCCATCAGAATCTGAACCTGGATTGGCGTCATCGTTGGTCGCTCCAGCACTCCATGCCGCGGTTCATCGATCGGCGTTGTGGACCGGGCCCCTGCGTGTCAGGGCCGACACGGGGGTCGGTCTCTACGAATGTCCACCCCGGCCGACACGGGGGGCGGCTTCCCCTTCAATCGCCCGCAGCCCGATGTCGCGCCGGAAGTGCGCGTCGTCGAACGTGATGCGCGATACGGCGTCGTACGCCGTGGTCCGCGCGGTTTGAAAGTCCCGCCCGCGGCCGACGACGGTCAGAACCCGGCCGCCATTGGTGACGATCGTCTCGCCACGCTGCGCGGTGCCGGCGTGAAACACCCATACGTCCGGCAACGACTCTACCTCGGCGAGGCTGCCAATTGTCTTGCCGGTCTCGAACCGACCCGGGTAACCGCCAGACGCCATAACAACTCCGACATGGGCTTCGGCGCGCACACGGCACACTCCGGATTTCAATGCGCCGCGGGATCCGTCCACCAGGTGCGGCAGCAGGTCTTCGTCAATCGCCGGCAGCATCACCTGGGTTTCCGGGTCGCCGAGTCTCGCGTTGAACTCGATGACACGGGGTCCCCCCGTCGTCATCATCAAGCCGCAGTAGAGGAAGCCGCGGTAGGGATTTCCAGCGGCGGCCATCCCACCGAGGGTGGGCAGGACAATCTGGTCGAGAATCCTCTCGGCGGTCGTCGTGTCGATCATCGGGCTCGGGCAGAATGCGCCCATGCCTCCGGTGTTGGGCCCTTCGTCGCCATCGTAGGCGCGTTTGTGATCTTCCGCCGACGGCAGGACGCGCGCATTCACCCCGTCGGTCAGGACGAAGAAGGAGGTTTCGCGGCCCTGCAAGTGTTCCTCGATGACGATCTGGGCGCCGGCTTCGCCGAACCTGCGCTCCACCATCATGTCGTGGATAGCGACGGCGGCGGCGGCCCGGTCTGGCGCGATGACCACGCCTTTGCCGGCCGCAAGACCATCGGCTTTGAGGACCACCGGGTAACCGAACGGCGCGCGGCTGACCGCGTCGAGCGCGGCGGCTGCGGAGTCGCACGTGAGATGGCGCGCGGTGGGCACACCGCAGCGTGCCATCACGTCTTTCGCAAACGCTTTGCTCGATTCCAGACGTGCCGCCTCACGGCTGGGACCGCAGCAGGGGTGACCGGCGCGCGTCAGAATATTGACAACGCCCCGGGTGAGCGGGAGTTCCGGGCCGATGACGGTAAAGTCGATGTGCTCGCGCTCGATCAGCGCGAGCAAGGCAGCCGGATCGTCGGCGGTCACCGGGACACACCGGGCCGTTCGACTTATGCCGACATTGCCCGGCGCGCAGACCACCGAATCGACACCGGGTTCGGCGGCCAGCTTCCAGACGAGAGCGTGTTCGCGGGCACCGCCGCCAACGACCAGAACTTTCATGGGCTGAACCAGTACGAGCGGCTGAGGCGGATAGATACGCGGGGACGGCGGGTTTGTGCCCGAGGTCGGCCGCAAGCTGTGATAGCCTAGCATATTCGGGCGACGGCCTATCTCTGACAGGTAGGCCGTCCCGATGCTACATCGAGCCACGGAGGGGGGTGTTCTAGTCGTGGCTGAAGTGAAAGTGCAGGAAGGCGAGTCGATCGAGAGCGCACTCCGCCGTTTCAAGCGGAAGGTGCAGCAGGAAGACATCATCAAGGACATCAAGAAACACTCGTTCTACTTGAAGCCGGGTGACAAACGCCGCGCAAAGCAGGCGCTGGCGCGCAAGCGGAATCGGAAAAAGATCCGTCGAGAGGCGGACTAGACCGAGGGCGAGTCGATGGACTTCCACGACAAGATCCTTCAGTGCGCGGACTGCGGTTCGGATTTCGTGTGGACGGCGGGAGAGCAGGCGTTCTTCGCTGACAAGCACTTTACGAACGAGCCGAAACGCTGCAAAGCGTGTAAAGCTAAGCGCGGGTCACGCCAGGCGCAGGGTCATGGCGGCGGACAGGTGCGCGAACGCGTGGAGATTCGGGCCACCTGTTCGGCGTGCGGCAAGGAAACGACCGTGCCGTTCAAGCCGAGCCAGGGCCGCCCGGTCTACTGCCGCGAGTGTTTCCAACAACGGAAGACGCTTGGGTAGTTGAGGTTGGGGACGCTCGGCCGGCCGTCGGCCGAGCGTTGACCGGGTCCGAAGACCTGCAGTACGATACTGGTCTGAAGTTCCCTCTCTTTACGGGACCGCTCCCTCAGCGGGTGAAGGGACATTGTCATGCAGATTGATGAACGAACCGTCGGTAGCGTCACGATTCTCGACATGAAAGGCAAGATGACTCTCGGTGACGGTGACGAGTTGCTGCGGAAGAAGGTCACCGGTGTTGTCGAGAAGGGATGCAAGAAGATTGTGCTCAACCTTGGCGATGTGCCGTACATCGACAGCGCAGGGCTGGGCGAGATTGTGCGGACCTATACCACGGTGAGCCGTCAGGGCGGCAGTCTGAAGCTGCTCAATCTCACCAAGCGCATCACGGATCTGCTGTCGATCACCAAGCTGCTCACGGTGTTCGATACGTTCGATTCCGAGGGCGAGGCCGTCAAGAGCTTCGGCGCCTGACGCCCGCTGACTACCGCGCTTCATGGCGCGCCGTGCTTCTGCCCAAACACCGGCGACCGGCCCCTCCAGCGATGGAGGGGCGCGGGGTGGATCTGTCGTGATCCACTTCCTCAAGTCGCTGCGTCCCGAGCAGTGGACCAAGAACCTCATTGTGTTTGCCGGGCTGCTGTTTCAGCCCGGCGCCCGCGAACTGTTCAATCCGGTCGCGCTCGGCCGAACAGCCGCGGCGTTCGGCGCCTTCTGTCTCTTGTCGGGCGTGGTCTACGTCTTCAACGACATCGTGGACCAAGACGCGGACCGGCGGCATCCGGTCAAGTCGTCCCGGCCCATCGCATCCGGTGCCATCTCGCCCGCGCTGGCAGGCAGCCTCGCTGCGATCCTGACGATCGGCGCCCTCGGCGTGTCCTTCCTGCTGAGCTGGTCGTTCGGCCTGGTGGCTGTCAGTTATCTGGTGCTGCAGGCACTCTATTCGGGTCCGCTCAAGCACATCGTGATTGTCGACGTGTTGACGATCGCTTTCGGCTTCGTTCTGAGGGCCGTGGCGGGCGCCGTGGCGATTGATGTGCCAATCAGCCACTGGCTGCTGGTGGTGACGATTCTACTGGCGCTGTTTCTCGCCCTGAGCAAGCGCCGGCACGAACTGGTGATGCTGGCGGACGGGGCGATCAGCCATCGCCCGATTCTGGGTGAGTACAGCCCGTACCTGCTGGACCAGATGATCTCGGTGGTCACGGCGTCGACGCTGGTGGCCTACATCTTCTATTGCATCAGCCCGGAGACGTCCCAGAAGTTCGGGACCGACATGCTGGGACTGACGATTCCCTTTCCCCTGTATGGCATCTTCCGCTACCTGTACCTCGTGCACCAGCGTGAGGGAGGGGGCAGCCCTTCCGAAATGCTCATGAACGACAGGCCGCTGCTGGTCTGCGTGGTGCTCTGGGCCGTGGTGGTGGTGGTGATCCTGTACAGGCCATTTGGAGTGTGACCTATGCCGTCCGACTCTACTGTTCGAGCCGACTCGGTCGACGTCGAGCAGATCATGGGCCGGATCCGTGCGCGGATTCGCGAGAAGCGCGGCGTCGACTGCACGGAGGACGAGATCCGCGAACTCGCCAACGTGAAGATCGAAGGATTTCTCGATCCGACCCGCGCCGGTTCCGACCTGTTGGATCACTACCTGAAGGGCCGCAAGGCGGCTGAGCCGGCCCCGGCGCCCGGCCTGGGGGGCAAGCTGCCCGGAGGCACAAGGCTGCTGGTGAGCCGGCTCCTGGGGCCGTTCAGGAAGCTGAACTCCATCCGGCACGCGGTCCGGGAGCAGCGGCTCAATCTCGTCCTCATCCATAACGTCGTGGTCGAGCTCACGCGGCTCACCGTCGAAGTGCGGAGCCTGAAGATGCGGGTGGAGTCGCTCTCGAGCCGCCTCGACTTCAACGAGCGGCGCGCGCGGGCGCTGGAAAACGTGGTCCAATCCCGGCCCGGCGCCGCGCCTGGGGCTGAGCCGGCGCGGTCCGCAGGGGCGCCGCCGGCGAAGTCACCTGGGGCATTGCCGCCCACGCGGTCCGCAGGAGCAGGAGCACCGCCAGAGGGCAGGCGCGAGCCCGGCCAGGCAGACGGCCAGACCACGGGCGAGGCCCAGCGCCGCCGGCGGCGGCGCCGGCGCGGCCGGGGAGACGCGAGCGGCACGGGACGGCTGGCGTTGGAGAGCGGCAGCCCGGATGGAGTGGAATCCGGGCCCGCCGCCACGCCACCGGAGCCCACGCCGGCAGCGGTTCCGAATCGCGACACACCCGACCAGTGAAAATCGCCATCGTTGTCCAGCGGTACGGCCTCGACATCAACGGGGGGGCGGAGTTGCACGCCCGTTACGTTGCGGAGCATCTGTCGCGCCACGTCGAGGTCGAGGTCCTGGCCACGTGCGCCCGCGACTACATCACGTGGGCCAATGAGTTGCCCGAGGGTGTCGAGGAGCTGAAAGGCGTCCGCGTGCGGCGGTTCCCGGTCAGCCGGCAGCGAGTCGTCAAGCAGTTCGCGCGGCGTTCGGAGCGCGTGCTGGAACAGACACACTCGCTCGCCGATGAGCTGGCGTGGCTTGACAGCGAGGGACCGACCTCGCCGGCGCTCATCCGGCACATCAGCGAGAATCAAGACTGCTATGACTATTTCATCTTCTTCAGCTTCCGGTACTACCACTCGTATCACGGCATCCGGGCCGCCGCATCGCGGTCGCTGCTGGTGCCGACGGCGGAGCGGGAGGGCGCAGTCGGGCTGTCGATGTTCGGGCCGGTGTTCCGAGCAACCCGGGCGCTGATGTACAACTCGTTCGAGGAACGGGCGATGATCCACGCGGTGTCTGGCAATGCCGAGGTACCGGACGTCGTGGTGGGTATCGGATCCGAGGTTCCCGAGACGACCAGGCCCGGACGCTTCCGGCAACACCACGGCATCGAGTCGCCGTTTGTCGTGTATGTCGGGCGGATCGACGGGAACAAGGGCTGCCAGGAGCTGTTCGCGTACTTCCAGCGGTACGCGCGCACGGTCAGTGGCGACTTGATGCTGGTCCTGATAGGCAATTCGATCCTGCCGATTCCCGATCATCCGCGCATCCGCCACCTGGGATTCGTCTCGGACGAGGACAAGTTCGACGCGATCGCGGCCTCAGAGGCTCTCATCATGCCGTCGTACTTCGAGAGTCTCTCGATGGTGGCGCTCGAGGCCTGGGCGATGGGCAAGCCGGTGCTGGCCAACGGGCGGTGCGACGTGTTGCGCGGTCAGTGCATCCGGAGCAACGGCGGCCTCTACTACGAGAACTACGGGGAGTTTCGAGAAACGTTGAACCTCATCGAGAGCAGCCGGCCGCTGGCCCAATCGCTCGGCAGCAACGGTCGCGCCTATTACCTGCGGCACTACGACTGGCCGGTCATCGAACGCAAGTACATGGACATGCTGCACCGGCTGCAGCAGGCCGATCGTGCTGCTCTCCCGGTGGCCGGTGTCGATCCGCTGCCTGGCTGGTGGGCGCGCAGGCGCATGAATTGCCGTCCAGCCAACGACGTGGTCAGGGATCTTCCGTCAGGAGCCTCCCTCAAGACGGGGAGGCGGTCGTGAACGCTGAGTATTTTCCGGGCAGCCGCGTCGACACCGAGTGGCGGCAGCTGGTGGGTCGATTCCTGTGAAGCTAGCTTTCATTGTCCAACGGTACGGCTCGGACATTCTGGGTGGCGCGGAGTACATGTGCAGGCTGTGGGCCGAGCGGCTCGCAGAGCGCCATGACATCGAGGTGCTGACCACCTGCGCGTGGGATGACGTCTCCTGGAAGAACGAATATCCCGAGGGCTCCGACCGGGTCCGGGGCGTGACGGTCCGGCGCTTCGCCAACGCGCAGACGCGCGACATCGACGCGTTCAACCGCTATTCGGACTGGATCTTCAACCACGCGCATTCACGCTCGGATGAGCTGGAATGGCTGCGTCAGCTCGGGCCCTGGTGCCCGGCGCTCGTCGAGTACCTGAAACGGCACCACCAGACGTTTGACGCATTGATTTTCTTCACGTCCCTCTACGCACCGACAGTCCTGGGCATCCAGGTCGCGCCTCAGCGCAGCATTCTCGTGCCAACCGCGCATGACGAGGCCGCCATGCATCTCGGGATCTACGAGGAGGTCTTCGGCAGTGCGGCCGGCATCGCGTACAACACCGAGGTCGAACGGCGGTTTGTCGCGTCGCGCTTCTCTATTCGCGCGATTGCCCAGGAGACCATCGGCTGTGGAGTGGACTTGCCGCCGGTTGCGCACGGTCCCGGCGGACAGGCCGAAGCCGCCGACGGAGAAGACGACGAACAGCAGACCGCGGACGACCGACTGCCGCGGTCGTCGTTTGGCGGCCGGGGCGGTGCGTTCAGGCGCCGGCACAGGCTGCACGGCCCGATCGCGCTCTATGGAGGGCGCATCGAGAAGGGTAAGGGCTGCGAGGAGCTCGTGGAGTACTTCCGCACCTATCACGCCGAAGGCGGCGAGGCCCAGCTCGTGCTGATGGGCGTGAAGCTGATGCCGCTGCCGGAGGACCCCGCTATCCGCTTTGCCGGGCTCCTGCCTGACCGTGAGCGCACCCAGGCGCTCGAGGCGGCCACCGTCGTCGTCGTGCCGTCACCCTACGAGAGCCTGTCGCTGCTGGCACTCGAGGCGTTTGCCGCGGGCACACCCATCCTGGCGAACGCCAGGAGCGAGGTGCTCGTCGCTCACTGCGTGAGCAGCCGCGCCGGGTTGTNNNNNNNNNNNNACTACGCCGACCGTGACGAGTTCGTGGAATGCCTCAGGCTGCTGGTGGCCGACTCCGGTCTGCACGACGCGATGGGCCGGAACGGGCACGCCTACGTCAGGGATCACTACCGCTGGGATCTCGTGATGACGAAAATCGAACGGATGGTGGGAACGGTGCGGGGAGACAGTAGACGGTAGGCGGTAGACGGACCGGAGATGCTCATAGGGCACGGCATGCCGTGCCCCTACCTGGGCGCGATCAATCGCGCCTGTAGATGGCTGTCAGGACGAGACGGGTTCTGGCGTGGTGGGCTCGGTGTCTCCGCCGTCGCCATCTCCAGCAGATCCGCTTGCGCCGTTGCGCTTCCGACGCGGACGGATCTCGTAGCGCTTGATCATCTCGTTCAGGGTCGTCGGCTTGATGCGCAGCAGTTCCGCCGCGCGCTTCTGCACGCCGCCTGTCGTGTCGAGCGTGGTCTCGATCAGCCGCCGCTCGAAGTCCGACACCACATCCTTCAGCGACAGTCCTTCCGGCGGCACGACGACCATCGGGATCTGGAACGTCGGTTTCCGCCTGACCTGCTCGGGTATCAGGTCGACACCAATCCGCGAGCCCGGCGACAGTACGACCGCGCGCTCGACGACGTTCTCGAGTTCGCGCACATTGCCTGGCCAGTCGTAGTCGACCAGCAGATCCAGAGCATCCGGCGTGAGCTCCAGATCACCCTTGTCGTTCTCCTCGCCGTACTTGTGAAGGAAATGGTGGACGAGCGGCGGGATGTCTTCCTTTCGTTCCCTGAGCGCCGGCAGCGGGATCGTGATGACGTGCAGCCGGTAGTACAGATCCTCGCGGAATCGGCCGTCGGCCATCATCTGTCGGAGGTCCACGTTGGTGGCGGCGATGATCCGGACGTCGACCTTGATGGTCTCCACCCCGCCGAGGCGCATGAACTCGCGCTCCTGGATGACGCGCAGGAGCTTCGGCTGGGTCTCGAGCGGGATGTTTCCGATCTCGTCGAAGAAGATGCTGCCGCGGTCGGCGACCTCA comes from the Acidobacteriota bacterium genome and includes:
- the purE gene encoding 5-(carboxyamino)imidazole ribonucleotide mutase, translating into MTPIQVQILMGSDSDAPIMRGAVEVLRELGISCEMTVASAHRSPARVQRIMADAPARGVQVFIVGAGAAAHLAGMVAAHTAKPVIGVPIDSSPLLGLDALLSTVQMPPGVPVATVAIGKSGATNAGVLAAQILAIADPALAERVVAYKARLADKVEQAAARVAADEK
- the purD gene encoding phosphoribosylamine--glycine ligase — encoded protein: MKVLVVGGGAREHALVWKLAAEPGVDSVVCAPGNVGISRTARCVPVTADDPAALLALIEREHIDFTVIGPELPLTRGVVNILTRAGHPCCGPSREAARLESSKAFAKDVMARCGVPTARHLTCDSAAAALDAVSRAPFGYPVVLKADGLAAGKGVVIAPDRAAAAVAIHDMMVERRFGEAGAQIVIEEHLQGRETSFFVLTDGVNARVLPSAEDHKRAYDGDEGPNTGGMGAFCPSPMIDTTTAERILDQIVLPTLGGMAAAGNPYRGFLYCGLMMTTGGPRVIEFNARLGDPETQVMLPAIDEDLLPHLVDGSRGALKSGVCRVRAEAHVGVVMASGGYPGRFETGKTIGSLAEVESLPDVWVFHAGTAQRGETIVTNGGRVLTVVGRGRDFQTARTTAYDAVSRITFDDAHFRRDIGLRAIEGEAAPRVGRGGHS
- the rpsU gene encoding 30S ribosomal protein S21 translates to MAEVKVQEGESIESALRRFKRKVQQEDIIKDIKKHSFYLKPGDKRRAKQALARKRNRKKIRREAD
- a CDS encoding zinc-ribbon domain containing protein, with product MDFHDKILQCADCGSDFVWTAGEQAFFADKHFTNEPKRCKACKAKRGSRQAQGHGGGQVRERVEIRATCSACGKETTVPFKPSQGRPVYCRECFQQRKTLG
- a CDS encoding STAS domain-containing protein, encoding MQIDERTVGSVTILDMKGKMTLGDGDELLRKKVTGVVEKGCKKIVLNLGDVPYIDSAGLGEIVRTYTTVSRQGGSLKLLNLTKRITDLLSITKLLTVFDTFDSEGEAVKSFGA
- a CDS encoding decaprenyl-phosphate phosphoribosyltransferase, translating into MIHFLKSLRPEQWTKNLIVFAGLLFQPGARELFNPVALGRTAAAFGAFCLLSGVVYVFNDIVDQDADRRHPVKSSRPIASGAISPALAGSLAAILTIGALGVSFLLSWSFGLVAVSYLVLQALYSGPLKHIVIVDVLTIAFGFVLRAVAGAVAIDVPISHWLLVVTILLALFLALSKRRHELVMLADGAISHRPILGEYSPYLLDQMISVVTASTLVAYIFYCISPETSQKFGTDMLGLTIPFPLYGIFRYLYLVHQREGGGSPSEMLMNDRPLLVCVVLWAVVVVVILYRPFGV
- a CDS encoding glycosyltransferase family 4 protein translates to MKIAIVVQRYGLDINGGAELHARYVAEHLSRHVEVEVLATCARDYITWANELPEGVEELKGVRVRRFPVSRQRVVKQFARRSERVLEQTHSLADELAWLDSEGPTSPALIRHISENQDCYDYFIFFSFRYYHSYHGIRAAASRSLLVPTAEREGAVGLSMFGPVFRATRALMYNSFEERAMIHAVSGNAEVPDVVVGIGSEVPETTRPGRFRQHHGIESPFVVYVGRIDGNKGCQELFAYFQRYARTVSGDLMLVLIGNSILPIPDHPRIRHLGFVSDEDKFDAIAASEALIMPSYFESLSMVALEAWAMGKPVLANGRCDVLRGQCIRSNGGLYYENYGEFRETLNLIESSRPLAQSLGSNGRAYYLRHYDWPVIERKYMDMLHRLQQADRAALPVAGVDPLPGWWARRRMNCRPANDVVRDLPSGASLKTGRRS
- a CDS encoding glycosyltransferase → MKLAFIVQRYGSDILGGAEYMCRLWAERLAERHDIEVLTTCAWDDVSWKNEYPEGSDRVRGVTVRRFANAQTRDIDAFNRYSDWIFNHAHSRSDELEWLRQLGPWCPALVEYLKRHHQTFDALIFFTSLYAPTVLGIQVAPQRSILVPTAHDEAAMHLGIYEEVFGSAAGIAYNTEVERRFVASRFSIRAIAQETIGCGVDLPPVAHGPGGQAEAADGEDDEQQTADDRLPRSSFGGRGGAFRRRHRLHGPIALYGGRIEKGKGCEELVEYFRTYHAEGGEAQLVLMGVKLMPLPEDPAIRFAGLLPDRERTQALEAATVVVVPSPYESLSLLALEAFAAGTPILANARSEVLVAHCVSSRAGL
- a CDS encoding sigma-54 dependent transcriptional regulator encodes the protein MAVDPVATRRGTILVIDDEEIMREILEALLRREGYEVRLASSGAEGLELVRSVPIDAAVVDVMMPGMDGLTVLDEIRRIDEDIAVIMITAYASVDTAVAAMKRGAFDYVTKPFKNDEVLAVLHNAVERRQLVTENRALRQNLQERYHKFDNIIGRSARMREVFDLIIQAAPSRSTILIAGESGTGKELVARAIHTHSARADRAFVTVNSGNLPPDLLESNLFGHVKGAFTGAVYPKKGLFEVADRGSIFFDEIGNIPLETQPKLLRVIQEREFMRLGGVETIKVDVRIIAATNVDLRQMMADGRFREDLYYRLHVITIPLPALRERKEDIPPLVHHFLHKYGEENDKGDLELTPDALDLLVDYDWPGNVRELENVVERAVVLSPGSRIGVDLIPEQVRRKPTFQIPMVVVPPEGLSLKDVVSDFERRLIETTLDTTGGVQKRAAELLRIKPTTLNEMIKRYEIRPRRKRNGASGSAGDGDGGDTEPTTPEPVSS